The DNA window TAATTCTAATTATGTAAGGAACAATTCTGTGTTGAAAAAACAGGACGGTACACTAAAGaatgacaaaaataaagacaaaataaataaataaatcactgatgtgaataaaatgaaaaaatagcaTAACATTGTAGCggtatgtacatatataataacaaataaaagaaataaagatacataataaataatacacatatacacatatatatatatacacacacacacacacacacacacacacacacacacacacacacacacacacagagcttgaAACTTTTTGACAGCAGTATTAGCAATTTACCGGAAATGACGTTATATCACCGCCGTATTCAAACTTGTTTTGAAGCGACAGGAAGGAACAGAACCGTTTAAGTCTGAAGGTACAATTTCGCAGGTTTGGCGTTTTCCTGATTTTAAATGTGACCAAATTACCaatcaacattacaaaaaacaaccgAGGTGTGTTTTCATAAACCGTAACATTGTAATAACTAAACTAAATAGATTAACTGTTAGCTAAACATATGTCTGCATATTTAAAAACTACGCGGTTGCTTGTCACATTGTTTTGGTTTCGTTTCTGTGAGCTTATTGAATTTACTGCGTGTTATTAGGTACTTTTCAAtaacatgttcattttttgtaactGTTAGAAAGCGGTTTATTGTGTGAACAAAGTTCTAGCCCATGTCCGCTCTGTGTTAGTACAAGTAGGTAATGTTTTCAGGAACAAATCAAGTAAACACGTAAGCCTAGTTTAAGTGCTGTTCTTGTAGCGTGCTCGTTATTTCTGTGTCTAGCGTTGCTCTTAAATCTCACTCTATTACTAACTGTAAACCCGTTTAAtcaggtgtctttttttttattacagagtaCACTCCAGAAAATGACTTCTAGAAATGGAAAATCTGCTATTACCAGCAAATTTGGCATAAAACTAGGTGTCTCCAAGTCTGACACAGAGATTGATAAACtcagaaaagaaaatgcactcCTTAAAAAGACCAAGGACATGGATAAAAACAAGCTTTTAGAGGTAATGGGCTGCTGAAGACACATTTACGTATTGCTACTGTCTTTGTTAGAGACCATTATgacttaaataattgtattttaatggttATCTGTTTATTTCAGTATCCCAAAGTTAATTATTGGTGTTCTTAGAAAGGCCAATACCTGTAGCTCCAGAACAAGTATATAATAGTTTGTTTATTGTACAgcattaaagcatttttttaaatgacagattcgattgttttattttatttttacagaccaTTCTTAAACTTGAAACTTTAAAAGAGAAGAACACCCAGCAGCTTGCAGCCAAGGAAAATGAAGTTATTACTCTTAGGCAGCAGTTGAAGCAGAATGGGGATGTTGTCGCCTTGCGTTCCCAGCTGGCTGAAAAGAATAAGGAGGCAGAAAGGAGAGAACAGTTATTTAAGTCTCTTGCTGAGGAGACGGAGAGTTTGAAAAACAAGTATACTGCTATTGCTGCCAAATGCCAAGAGTTTGAAAATCAAGTTGGCGGAAAGGATGCATCGTCGCAGGGAAACCGAGTAAATTGTGTTATTATTCACACAGTACATACTTGCATTGAATTGTTTCGTTAACCAGcatattggatatatatatatatatatatatatatataatatatatatattatatatatatatgggaaacACCTCTCTAGTCATTACTAATTAAGCATCTTTGTGAGGGGAGTTTTTGtgaatttgcaaaacaaaaaaaaagatgatgttgGATTCATATTTTCAGTTTTCTGAGAATCGATAGCCATCATGTTATGTGAGTTTTTGGTTTCTAGCTGATAAGAAGCAAATACTTTGATTTCATGGCTTAATGcttggtacacaactgtattctataGTCAGTGATAGTTGGTCAcatttttctttgtctttgttaAACCCTGTTCTACTTAAATTGAAGCAAATACTGTATCCTCTGTCCAGGCCCTGAAGTAGTTATTTatgtgttttctactattacatTTGGAGTGGAATGTTTAATAATGGTTATCACAAAACAAAAGTCGATCTTGAGGCATCAAGATGTAATATGACATCATCTAAGAAATGTTCAAAATATCACAAAATTCACAAACTAAGTAAGTCATGGAGATCATTGTCACAAACCGATGAAACAATATGGATACTCTTTAGAAATGCAGTGTTGTACAAATTGTGTTTGAAGTAAATCCGTGAAACATAAATGTCACAAGCTGCCAAAAACAAGTTTGcactttgtttttgcatttatcaAAGTAGGAGTAGAACCAATGATCTGATTGGGTAAAATTGTtgacaaataaacagttttaagaaAATTCTGTTAGAGACATGGTTCATCACCAGCAGATTTCAGATGCGGGATTACATAACCTTAGTTTGAATCTAGGATTGTCTAAatcttttaaatctgaaaataaaatagtgGTTGTCCAGTAGATGGCAACATTTACCTTTACATTGTATTCCTTCAGTTTTAGTTCTTATTGTAAACCATTTTTGTTAAACTTGAACAGTAAGCCATTGCTTTTATATCCATGtgactctaaaaaaaaaaaaaaaaaaagcattacgatatatatttttgtagagcatattgtgaaaaacaaaacattctgcaTGAAATGTGagtttcaaaatactgtacatatttggcacatatatatatatatatatatattgagcgATGCAATTCTGACCTCCGGTAGAAATAatcatacagtatacatttttacattttatatttctgcTTTCTTTGTAGAATTACAAAACTTCAACTGAAATTGTAGTGATTCAGGAACAACTAAGAGATGTaagtactgtgcaaatgtttttatACTCATGCTATCCTAgatttttattaagttttaagCTGTTATTGTTAAAACTTCTCAGTCTACTAAGCCCCCTTTGTGAAATTTCaatctgtgaacaaaaacacagatcaaagaatcatgataagttttcaggatgaaacgtgacacactgtcagaatgaaaacattacaaagttagttttcggtatgacctccctgagcagtATGGATGGGACTGGCAATTTGGTACCACAGATGTTCCATTGGACTCAGGttaggagaaaaagctggccatggcaatGCCTtgacattaattaaaatcatgtattttcaaatgggtatttatacagattcttaatcaactcctTTTGGCAATTTtataaccaattatttttaaattaataaccaattattttcaaattaaaaatagtgacaataaatgtagggggtcaaaataagccgaCAATTGCCGCAATCCAGCGCCTAATACTAGATTTGTGGCGACTActttattaaactaaaatattaatattactttCGGGTATTGTCATTCAGTCAATTTCTTGCAATTTATTACACTCCGATTTCATGCAACAGTTCTGATTGTGACCAAACGTGTgagagtactgttttgtaaaaagaaaataaaaatggttaaaacagctgtattaaaaaaatgtagaaaagcgAACAAAAATAGATgggcattaacaaaatgccctgaaaacttaacataaagaaaacaatttaaatgaagcaatacgTTCAATAATTGagctaaaaaggaagtgcaaaggttaccctttttttttattttttgtgaactccaataaacctgttatctttccccagtcaaatcatagagtgcctaaataagcacagtaGTTTACCataatataaaacagtaatgaaaaaaaaaagtggaatataAAAAAGCGCAACTGGAaatagtcaacgaaagacaacacattattcaaattatttatcgTATGATATACTTAAGgcaaggcaagtttatttttccgttattCCTGGGGAAAAccctatatatattttataaatgtaccaAAACTTAGTGTCTTAAGTATTTATAATCAGACttgaaatgtgtgtatttttacttTAAACCAATTGATCCAGCTTTCTTATGGAAAttatgtaacaatttattttcctgattttcttttattacaaaaaGGCTCTAGACAAGAACCAACAGTGGCTGGTTTATGACCAGCAGCGTGAGGCCTATGTTAAGGGATTGCTGGCAACAATGTTTGAGCTAGAGCAGAAGTTAAGTCAAGCCAACCAATCACTCCAACACCGGCACAAAGAAGGCAATTCAGAAggtaaaacaattgaaaatgggCAAATGGGAATGTAGCAAATGAAATACGCCCAATAAACATTAAGTTTTTGCAGCgttcatttaattgtttgttttttaataagaaataaaatctTCAACACTTTGTTGTATAGGTGCTTTAATCCCTGGAGTCTGTGGTATTTCTGCAGGTTTGCAGTCTTATCAAAGAACAAGTTCTGTTTCAGGGATCACTATTGACTTACACATGGTTATGGGCTTTTTCTGTCCTATAAGAGTAGTCTGCCTCAGTTCAAGGTTTGTGTCATGTcagttttgttttggaaatgtttCTGTGATTAGTTGGATTGGGTTTATCCATGTGCAAGTGATATTGATGCCTTTAAGAGAACTGTAGTTTATGCACATTAACATTGCTGACTTCATTGCATTTAGGAAGAGAGTATATTAAAACAGATAgcaaaataaatggaaatgtatttCATAGTTCAAGTGTATGTTTCATGAGGGTGGGATCCTTTTCTTTAAATATTGCAGCAATAACAACACATTCATTGATGGTGGAAATGAATTACCTTGAAGTATTAaccttctctttttttaaattagaaaacaatCCTGACAAAAAACAAGAGTACTATGACAAGGTTGTACTAACAGCCAAACAGGATCTTGAGGCACAAAAGAACACTGTAAGCCAATTACAGCAGGAGCTGTCTGAATTAAGAGAGAAATATGACCAACAATCAAGAGAAGTAAAAGACCTAAATCTAAAGCTCCATTCAGAACGCATAAATAGCAGGCAGTATGTCGATGATGAGAAGAAGCGCATGGGGGACAACATGCAGAGGCTGAAAGAAGAGCTTGAAAATGCCAAAGTTCGATTTGAGGAGGAAAGAAAAAGATCATCAGATTTGTCATCACAGGTACAGAAAATGCAATCCTTGCATCAACAAATTCATATGGAAATCAATGAGTGATTCATAGTAGAAAAAacactatggcaagccaaatgattaTTTAGAGATCTCAAATtccatttgaagatatctttaaacgtttatagatatctgtaaatcatttgcagatatctttaaatgggtttgagatatctgtaaataaactaTTTTGATATGTTCATCGCATTTTGAGATCAAAAACTGAACTAgagatctcaaattgatttacagatatctttaaataatggtTTATTAGCATGATTCGCCACTTTCTCGAAATAACTTCCAGTATTTAGAGATAACGCAATTATTTTAAGATCtcaatgacttcctgttcatttagagatagcgataaatcatttaaagatatctcgaCATAAAcgggaagtcattttgagatatctctaagtgacttcctgtgaaaatgctgttttgaatggacttgctgtccatttagagatatctgaaaatgaacaggaagtaattttaaagatatcttaaatttaatttcagatatttaaaaagtatttaaagatatttcaaaGATTGAGAtcttcaaattgttttaaaaaatctgaaaatgcattttagatatctaatttaaaggcctatttaaagatatctggaaatcattttcagatatctttaaatgcatttgttatcTTAAAGATTTAGACATACACATTCACTACAACAAACCTGTTGAGGTCTGAGCATTTTGTTAGTTATAGCAagaggtttgttatagcgaaaggacaataaAAATGAACGATAAagtgttggagtaagttaatgagatgagattgtgaatagaAGTAGGACTACATGttcatttcatgtatgcagtattctgccttttgtttatcctattcgttaaataattaaaacgcagtataaaaagcaaaaaagaggtagcttcactgcagaggtggcacCCCGTGTGTAAAGACCGGGaagttgacagtgtgtgtttatattagcttttttggtggggtgggggtgggggatgaTTTGAGATTTTCTCAAATATTGAGATGTCTGTAAATTGATTTGAGATCGCTAattgataatttggcttgccatagagtTCAGAGTGTCACAAACCACACCAAGCAATCATGCTGAAAGCTGAAAACCTACTGTATGTTATACTTGGGGCTTCtagtttttgctttttattttccatctctcacTCCTTTTTAGAACTTAATACTTGTTAAggcttaactgaataccagattgtttaaattagcaacaCACTACTAGAAACAAATGCAGgggaaattaataaactgaattcgGTGATTAgagccagaatgaaatgcaggttcaaatagaatcaggtgcgATCAATGCACGtcatttgttaactcaatcaagatatgagggtaaaaagaaacaacttcctttggtaattagtgtttgattaagaaagcaaatcagctcaatatgtttaaagggacatcacgtgatcaaaaataaaataagaaaactagaagccctagttatactTAACTTATTTGCCACGTAGTAACATTGATTCATTGTAATCTACATCTATCATTATCTAAAATCTAGTggaattgctgtgtatttaattCAGGCATTGAATGCCAGCTGGACTACAAGTAAATATTAGaagaatttttgtatttttaaagtcaTTGGCCTGTGACAGTTTTGCAGTTAAGCATGAATTCTTAGGGGAATATTGACATTTCAGCCTGTAATACCAAAGGTCTTTGTCCAGcgagatttcagtttttttatttttgtcattcttTCTATTCATTGTACACTCATAATCTAATCTAATTTAGTAACGGTgtggtacattttaaaaaggttacaTGGGTCTGTAACAAAGTGGCTGAGTGCGAACAGGTGCAgtagtgatgcagtgcggtaattaaacagacagagccttgtaatccagtttggaaaatctgatctttatttttattccaggtctggtgaccaaaacaataatcccccaggaaatacacaacaataatgagattgcagtcccaactaataaacactatctgacccacaataatacatacacgtCACCAGTCCTgagtgcatgcagtagtgctcgtggtgggtgatacaggttatttaATGACTGTTGGTGAAGCACCgttccggcttagtgctggccctaggcgacagctccggaactgtgctAGCTGTCTGataatgtgcaagacaagacgaaacaaacactcacggtacttttATGAAATAGGAACGGgatctctcacagtccttctcagtttatttacacaaaccaaagcgaaggaacagattacgattctcagtccccttttatgctgtcacacatgaccccttggtaaacaagtgcaaccgcctcttcaatctgcagctgccatgttgtTTTCCTTCTGGGTCAACgcattattgcaatggagtcttgctcccttccaggctggccaacttccctagaatcctgggaaagaactgtcagaccagcccgtcctcAGAACTCTGTTCTCCCTGCTTAGCGTCCTCataggtcggaagggagatttacaaccaagaatcattttatTTCAGTCACAGGGATTCAGtcttaaataatcattttaataaatgttctgttttacaGGTGAATCTCCTTCAGAAATCATTGTTAAGCCAACAGGAGGAGCAAACGAAAATTGCTGTCCTGGAGCAGCAGGTACTTACTACTTTTATAGTGCATTCCTTTGTGGTGTGGTACTGGATCTGTGAACACTGCATCATATCAGTGAGAGTATTATTCAATAAGTGAACAGTAACCTTTTagctaaaaacaaatgttatttttggcTATATAGTTACTATAGCTAAAGCACTCTAAGCAAATATTTTGTTCTCTATCATGTTGATAAAATGCAGACTAAAAATCTCTGGAATAAGGTGGCAGATTTTATTGACACAATTTATAATGATCCATAAGGCCTATATTCTGTTAGTGGTACAGTTGGCCCTATACACAGTTATTTAACTGTGCTGTAGTGGAGTTTTTAATATCACCTAGAGCAGTGGGTTTCATACTTCTACCCtgtacccccatctgagatagggtcataatatacctatgaaaacagaaaaaagttgtattttctaattactaggcttacTGAtgttaactggaaaaaaaaaaaaaaaatgcttacctGTCAGTGTGATGGAcgtgcctgctttttatcacagatttcattAAAACTACACTCTggttagtaaacaatgcagcccatACACAGaggtatgttattctgtattttaaaatggaccAATAGGACTTCAAGTGACAAAAATCTTTAAGCGAGtcgttaaaattttttttaaataaacaagcctTAATTTCCTGGCTCAGAAGGCACACAGGAAAGGtggaggggctagagttcagccaattacaTTCATGGAAAACCActgttaaactaattaaataaaataaactaaaaaggaAATGCTatgtaaattatttcaaaatccataCCAATAAGTATGGCAAAACGAGTCCAAAAATAGGttatatttgtgaaaaacaaagctagagttctaatttaaaacaaaatcaaaaagcaattctcaacaaaagttgcgcatttcttccaacaaatgcagaagtgtagagagaaaacagactgggcattttgcattaaaacaatttaaagctttttttttttttttttttttttttttttttttttttttttttaaatcaggtagCATGCGGaactgtgaatattgaataacCCATTGAATATgtgcgtttttttatttttatttatttaactcgaaTGTTATCGTTGaacacttgagctggacatttaaaatgctatgtgtgtctgtgcagaataagcacattgttttgaagtgaatatttccaaaagctaaatCTGATgaaagtagaaaggtgacatttatatcatgtagtcaaaaatgacttttagcaaaatgcttacatgttagtgtttagtgcagtcgtctgttcatgttaatcagctgccagacagttAAATCTTATTAATGGGCACTATGTGATGTGAACACACTCTATAGATCTGGAGCAGGGAATCCAATtccagacacttcccaatcccaggagttagggatttatttatttataatcctgtgattttccatttttgtaataataataataccgtgcttTTGCCTTTATTAGCCTAtatattagcctaataattagcaGCGTACATGCATAGGCTAATGCAATCactcgacaaaggagttcttcagcAAATTAGTCGTAGTGAAAAAACACATAaggcattgcaagtaaagataacgcAGTTGTGTCGCTCCAGCACAGAAAAAGTGAGTGATTTCACCTTCTAAGTAGGGCAGCAAAGCTGCCTGCCCAACTGAATGatactgttgtttaaaaacataaaattagataaaacacaatgaactgattgaactacaaacactgaacatttaaactccagaaagtaaacgtacctagtaaatactacacattttttaaaatacaatgttttttttgttttttaagcctACAGACTACCAAACCACcaccctgctatttaaatatgtaatttagtcACGTGTGCGCTCAACGctaactcactgtcagcagccggttATGTATTTATAGTTAACTTTGCCCAACAgaaattttatttgaaaggagattcaacattgttatttcgattgctaagtcgcaaattactacaatgtggtaaaaaaaaaaatctgttgtccACCATTACAGGACTTTCCTCGCATACCTCCTGAGGAGAGCTCAGGTACCCCCTGGGGTACATGTACCCCAGTCTGAAAACCGCTGACCTAGATCCCAACCAGTGTTTGTATGAGCAAATCCCCCAGATAATAAAGCTACTCCTTGGAAAAGGAAGGGACCAAGGATGTGATGGAACTTGGCTAttcaagttattgagagtataagAAGGTCCCTGTCCATCTGTCTTTACTTGTATAAATGTCACACATTTTACTCATATCTGGAGAACCAATTTgtccaattatatttttaaaagtacatactGTGGATGAAACAAGGTTATGATACTTTTTTGATTTTGCAAATGACTCTAAGCAGGGAGTtatgtcaaagttttttttt is part of the Polyodon spathula isolate WHYD16114869_AA chromosome 13, ASM1765450v1, whole genome shotgun sequence genome and encodes:
- the LOC121326070 gene encoding centrosomal protein of 55 kDa-like; amino-acid sequence: MTSRNGKSAITSKFGIKLGVSKSDTEIDKLRKENALLKKTKDMDKNKLLETILKLETLKEKNTQQLAAKENEVITLRQQLKQNGDVVALRSQLAEKNKEAERREQLFKSLAEETESLKNKYTAIAAKCQEFENQVGGKDASSQGNRNYKTSTEIVVIQEQLRDALDKNQQWLVYDQQREAYVKGLLATMFELEQKLSQANQSLQHRHKEGNSEENNPDKKQEYYDKVVLTAKQDLEAQKNTVSQLQQELSELREKYDQQSREVKDLNLKLHSERINSRQYVDDEKKRMGDNMQRLKEELENAKVRFEEERKRSSDLSSQVNLLQKSLLSQQEEQTKIAVLEQQIHISTKDFESEKLDRQSLQQQLHKVIKELRKAREQITRLETTKQLQEFRLSEPSCSNTHEFHEQPPMQDPALYHTSSPKISNLLDESFLECPRCRARYPTSRHRELLTHIDYCLE